From a region of the Zingiber officinale cultivar Zhangliang chromosome 4B, Zo_v1.1, whole genome shotgun sequence genome:
- the LOC121977965 gene encoding adenine/guanine permease AZG2-like, whose product MGGGMRSWRRAEAALNRAFADSAAGRYFKVDARDSTFTRELRAGVATFLTMVYIVSVNAAILTDSGGPCTVRDCTPLASANSSASAGLAPGPGCKFDGNPGYQRCLARTKNDLVVATAAAAVVGSFAMGAVANLPLALAPGMGANAYFAYNLVGFHGSGRVPYETALAAVFLEGCIFLALSLLGLRSRMARLIPRSIRLASAAGIGLFLAFTGLQNQVGVGLVGPSPSTLVTLTACSRTDPATGECLGGILHSPTFWLGAAGFLLSAMCLARDVKGGTICGIVFVTLVSWIRGTAVTAFPDTEQGNSNFDYFKKIVDFHIIESTAGRISFAGFFQKDVWLAVATLLYVDILDTTGSMCSMAEYGGFADGEGGFEGEYRAFAVDAGATIMGAALGTTTVTTYIESTAGLREGGRTGVTAIAVAALFAGALFFAPLLTNVPPWAVGPSLVLVGAMMMRVAREVDWAEAKEAMPAFLTMILMPLTYSIAYGIIAGVGTHIALHLFDGVAAVYAWVQTYRKNTFTEEAADHGDQITATKQNIAETATSSV is encoded by the coding sequence ATGGGAGGAGGCATGCGATCGTGGCGGCGCGCTGAGGCCGCCCTCAACCGCGCCTTCGCCGACAGCGCCGCCGGCCGCTACTTCAAGGTCGACGCCCGCGACAGCACCTTCACTAGAGAACTCCGCGCTGGCGTCGCCACCTTCCTTACCATGGTCTACATCGTTTCAGTCAACGCCGCCATCCTCACCGACTCCGGCGGTCCGTGCACCGTCCGGGACTGCACGCCGCTGGCATCCGCCAACTCCTCCGCCTCCGCCGGTCTGGCACCCGGGCCTGGGTGCAAGTTCGATGGAAACCCGGGGTACCAGCGATGCCTGGCGCGGACGAAGAACGACCTCGTGGTGGCCACGGCCGCCGCTGCGGTTGTCGGCAGCTTCGCGATGGGAGCGGTGGCGAACCTCCCCCTGGCGCTCGCCCCCGGGATGGGTGCTAATGCATACTTCGCGTACAACCTGGTCGGCTTCCATGGCTCCGGCCGCGTCCCTTACGAAACCGCCCTCGCCGCTGTCTTTCTCGAAGGCTGCATCTTCCTAGCCCTTTCCCTGCTCGGCCTCCGCTCCCGGATGGCGCGCCTCATCCCCCGATCCATCCGCCTCGCCTCCGCAGCCGGCATCGGCCTGTTCCTCGCCTTCACCGGCCTTCAGAATCAGGTGGGCGTCGGCCTGGTGGGTCCCAGCCCTTCCACCCTCGTCACCCTCACCGCCTGCTCGCGCACCGACCCCGCCACAGGCGAGTGCCTCGGTGGCATCCTGCACAGCCCGACCTTCTGGCTCGGCGCTGCCGGCTTCCTCCTCTCCGCGATGTGCCTCGCCCGCGACGTCAAGGGCGGCACCATCTGCGGCATCGTCTTCGTCACACTCGTCTCCTGGATCCGCGGCACCGCCGTCACGGCCTTCCCCGACACCGAGCAGGGGAACTCCAATTTCGACTACTTCAAGAAGATAGTCGACTTCCACATCATCGAGAGCACCGCCGGGCGGATCAGCTTCGCCGGGTTCTTCCAGAAGGACGTGTGGCTGGCAGTGGCAACGCTGCTCTACGTCGACATCCTCGACACGACGGGGTCGATGTGCTCGATGGCGGAGTACGGCGGGTTTGCGGACGGCGAGGGCGGGTTCGAGGGAGAGTACCGGGCGTTCGCAGTCGACGCGGGCGCCACCATCATGGGGGCGGCGCTGGGTACCACCACCGTGACCACGTACATCGAGTCCACCGCGGGTCTTCGGGAGGGCGGGCGGACAGGCGTGACGGCGATCGCAGTGGCCGCGCTTTTCGCCGGCGCGCTCTTCTTCGCGCCGCTGCTCACGAACGTACCGCCGTGGGCGGTGGGGCCGTCGCTGGTGCTCGTGGGGGCGATGATGATGCGGGTGGCGCGCGAGGTGGACTGGGCGGAGGCCAAGGAAGCGATGCCGGCGTTCCTCACCATGATCCTGATGCCGCTCACCTACTCGATCGCGTACGGAATCATCGCCGGCGTGGGAACGCACATCGCCCTGCACCTGTTCGACGGCGTTGCGGCGGTCTACGCATGGGTCCAGACCTACAGGAAGAATACGTTCACCGAGGAGGCAGCGGATCACGGCGATCAGATTACGGCTACAAAACAGAACATCGCAGAAACTGCAACATCTTCCGTTTGA